A section of the Bryobacteraceae bacterium genome encodes:
- a CDS encoding 2-hydroxyacid dehydrogenase produces the protein MKSHTLLVLNDPAAPHLRWLERLPPNTRIAAGLVPEAFQNLAPEADVMLVGAAPRELFEQVFLMAPRLKWVHVLWAGLDGLLFPALLESPVMLTNGRGVFARSLAEFVIAGMLWFAKDICRMRRQQHERRWEKFVVEELHGKRLGIIGHGSIGRAAAALAAAFGMKVVGVGRLSPREEFDEIIEQSDYILVSAPLTEQTRGLVGEAEFRRMKPNAVLINVGRGPVVDEQALLEALRERRIRGAVLDVYTEEPLPPDHPLWAMDNVLLSPHCADNTPTWLDEAMQLFVDNFDRFTRGEPLRNLVDKKAGY, from the coding sequence ATGAAAAGCCACACGCTGCTTGTGCTGAACGATCCGGCCGCCCCCCATCTGCGGTGGCTGGAACGGCTGCCTCCCAACACGCGCATCGCCGCGGGACTCGTCCCGGAAGCTTTCCAGAACCTGGCGCCCGAGGCCGATGTGATGCTGGTGGGGGCGGCGCCGCGCGAGCTGTTCGAGCAGGTGTTCCTGATGGCCCCGCGGCTCAAGTGGGTTCACGTGCTCTGGGCAGGGCTCGACGGACTTCTCTTCCCCGCCCTGCTGGAAAGTCCGGTGATGCTGACCAACGGGCGCGGCGTCTTCGCGCGCTCGCTGGCCGAGTTCGTCATCGCCGGCATGCTCTGGTTCGCCAAGGACATCTGCCGGATGCGGCGCCAGCAGCACGAGCGGCGCTGGGAGAAATTCGTGGTGGAAGAGCTCCATGGGAAGCGCCTTGGCATCATTGGCCACGGTTCCATCGGGCGCGCTGCGGCGGCGCTGGCGGCGGCCTTCGGAATGAAGGTCGTCGGCGTGGGGCGGCTGTCTCCCCGGGAGGAGTTCGACGAGATCATCGAACAGAGCGACTACATCCTGGTGAGCGCCCCGCTTACCGAACAGACGCGCGGGCTCGTGGGCGAGGCCGAGTTCCGGCGGATGAAGCCGAACGCGGTGCTGATCAACGTGGGCCGCGGTCCGGTGGTCGACGAGCAGGCGCTGCTCGAGGCCCTCCGCGAGCGCCGCATCCGCGGCGCGGTTCTGGACGTTTACACCGAAGAGCCGCTACCGCCGGACCATCCCCTGTGGGCCATGGACAACGTATTGCTCAGCCCGCACTGCGCCGACAATACGCCCACCTGGCTCGACGAGGCCATGCAGCTCTTCGTGGACAACTTCGACCGCTTCACGCGCGGCGAGCCGCTGCGGAACCTGGTCGACAAGAAAGCCGGCTATTGA
- a CDS encoding drug/metabolite exporter YedA, with translation MRRSPQFWAYAALISVCFFWGTTYLGIRMALEMWPPMTLVAVRFLLSGSILLLGAIAMGARLPRGRELALTALYGVMILGLGNGALVLAETWIPSGMAALIITVSPFWMVGLNALLPPREPLHGPTLAGMLIGLLGVGLLVGPGALAGGAAGAAMIQGALVLQAGCASWSLGSLLQKRLPAKAHPIVAGGVQQLAAGLAFVPLALLFPGEIHFSPRGLAALLYLVTFGSIVGYSSYVVALERLPVAVVSLYNYVNPVVAVILGWVFYREPFGWREALAMAVIFTGVGIVKRIQDNR, from the coding sequence TTGAGGCGCTCTCCGCAATTCTGGGCCTATGCGGCGCTGATTTCGGTCTGCTTTTTCTGGGGCACCACCTACCTCGGCATCCGGATGGCTCTCGAAATGTGGCCGCCGATGACGCTGGTGGCGGTGCGGTTCCTGCTCTCTGGCAGCATCCTTCTGCTCGGCGCGATCGCGATGGGAGCCCGGCTGCCGCGCGGGCGCGAACTGGCGCTGACGGCGCTCTACGGCGTGATGATTCTCGGCCTGGGCAATGGCGCGCTGGTGCTGGCCGAGACCTGGATCCCCAGCGGCATGGCAGCGCTCATTATCACCGTGAGTCCGTTCTGGATGGTGGGCCTGAACGCGCTGCTGCCGCCGCGCGAGCCTCTGCACGGGCCGACGCTGGCCGGCATGCTGATCGGGCTGCTGGGCGTGGGGCTGCTGGTGGGGCCCGGCGCCCTGGCGGGCGGCGCCGCCGGTGCGGCCATGATCCAGGGAGCGCTGGTGCTTCAGGCTGGCTGCGCAAGCTGGTCGCTGGGCTCGCTGCTCCAGAAGCGCCTGCCGGCGAAAGCGCATCCGATCGTCGCCGGGGGCGTCCAGCAACTGGCCGCCGGGCTGGCCTTCGTTCCCCTCGCGCTGCTGTTTCCGGGCGAGATCCACTTTTCTCCCCGCGGACTCGCTGCCCTCCTCTACCTGGTCACCTTCGGATCCATCGTCGGCTACTCGAGCTACGTTGTCGCGCTGGAGCGGCTGCCCGTGGCCGTGGTCTCGCTGTACAACTATGTGAATCCGGTGGTGGCGGTGATCCTCGGCTGGGTCTTCTACCGGGAGCCCTTCGGCTGGCGGGAGGCGCTGGCGATGGCGGTCATCTTCACCGGCGTGGGGATCGTGAAGAGGATCCAGGACAACCGCTAG
- the fruK gene encoding 1-phosphofructokinase — MILTLTANPAIDRNVTVDRLVFDDRAYILDTRKSPGGRGINASCVIHAYGGQTLAIAISGGKAGRQFEEYLSCCGFPCELVRIRSEIRMNLTISDRHGLTIKLNEIGPELSPAEVTRLEKAVRARLKGSSWLMLCGSLPPGVPADFYARLIRAAEEAGVQTLLDADGDPLEAALEAKPTVVTPNQQEAERLLNRALLTRVHFLEAAERIRGMGARNAVLSLGARGAVGAFEDGSVWQAVPPRVDALCPIGAGDALAAAYVWALTRGTTKPEALQWGVAAGTASARLPGVSFATLEQTREIFDRVTVQRAA, encoded by the coding sequence TTGATCCTCACGCTGACAGCCAACCCGGCCATCGACCGCAACGTGACAGTGGACCGGCTTGTGTTCGATGACCGCGCCTACATTCTCGACACCCGGAAATCGCCAGGCGGCCGCGGCATCAACGCCTCCTGCGTGATCCACGCCTATGGCGGCCAGACGCTGGCCATCGCGATCTCCGGCGGGAAGGCGGGCCGGCAGTTTGAGGAGTATCTGTCCTGTTGCGGATTCCCGTGCGAGCTGGTGCGCATCCGCAGCGAGATCCGCATGAACCTGACGATCTCGGACCGCCACGGGCTCACCATCAAGCTGAACGAGATCGGCCCCGAACTCAGCCCGGCCGAGGTCACGCGCCTGGAGAAGGCAGTGCGGGCCCGACTGAAGGGTTCGTCATGGCTGATGCTGTGCGGAAGCCTCCCGCCGGGCGTTCCGGCTGACTTCTATGCCCGCCTGATCCGCGCCGCCGAAGAGGCGGGCGTCCAGACGCTGCTCGATGCTGATGGCGACCCGCTGGAGGCGGCGCTGGAAGCGAAACCTACCGTGGTCACGCCGAACCAACAGGAAGCCGAGCGCCTGCTGAACCGGGCGCTGTTGACGCGCGTGCATTTTCTGGAAGCGGCCGAGCGGATCCGCGGCATGGGGGCCCGCAACGCCGTGCTCTCGCTGGGCGCCCGTGGCGCCGTGGGCGCCTTTGAGGACGGCTCGGTGTGGCAGGCCGTGCCTCCGCGCGTTGACGCGCTCTGTCCCATCGGGGCCGGCGACGCGCTGGCCGCTGCTTATGTCTGGGCGCTGACCCGCGGGACGACGAAGCCGGAAGCGTTGCAATGGGGCGTTGCCGCCGGCACGGCCTCGGCCCGGCTGCCGGGCGTGAGCTTCGCCACGCTGGAGCAGACGCGCGAGATCTTCGACCGCGTCACCGTTCAGCGCGCCGCCTGA
- the poxF gene encoding phenol hydroxylase, translated as MDAVLVSYTEIAPEVRHFVFEVPEVAQLRAEPGQFVSFRGEVNGRRVTRAYSLAGLPSGNRFELCLNRVREGLFSPWLFALEPGGRVEMQGPLGYFTPRRPFRDAVLVATGTGIAPFRAYLQAPEVVDSGASITLLFGARYEQGLLYREEFERLAAGNPRFRYLPTLTRPSPGWQGRVGRVQAHLDDALGGRSGLDVYICGMKEMVDEVRAMLKQRGFDRKQILAEKYD; from the coding sequence ATGGACGCCGTTCTGGTTTCGTACACGGAAATCGCGCCGGAGGTGCGCCACTTCGTATTTGAAGTCCCGGAAGTGGCCCAGCTTCGCGCCGAACCCGGGCAGTTCGTCTCATTCCGTGGCGAAGTGAACGGCCGCAGGGTGACCCGGGCCTACTCGCTGGCCGGGCTGCCGAGCGGCAACCGCTTCGAGCTTTGCCTGAACCGCGTGCGGGAGGGGCTGTTCTCGCCGTGGCTGTTTGCCCTGGAGCCCGGCGGAAGGGTCGAGATGCAGGGGCCGCTCGGTTACTTCACGCCCCGGCGCCCGTTTCGCGACGCAGTGCTCGTGGCAACGGGCACCGGCATCGCGCCGTTCCGCGCCTACCTTCAGGCGCCTGAAGTCGTGGACAGCGGCGCCAGCATCACGCTGCTGTTTGGCGCGCGATACGAGCAGGGGCTCCTGTATCGGGAAGAATTCGAGCGGCTCGCGGCCGGCAACCCGCGCTTCCGCTATCTGCCAACACTGACCCGGCCATCGCCTGGCTGGCAGGGGAGGGTCGGCCGGGTGCAGGCGCACCTCGACGACGCTCTCGGCGGGAGAAGCGGCCTGGACGTCTACATCTGTGGAATGAAGGAGATGGTGGATGAGGTACGAGCCATGCTGAAACAGCGCGGCTTCGACAGGAAGCAGATCCTCGCCGAAAAATACGACTAG
- a CDS encoding deoxyguanosinetriphosphate triphosphohydrolase-like protein, whose translation MRLSRLRFPHTAMRGRRHPEPPHPYRNEFQRDRDRIVHARAFRRLEDKTQVFSERLSDHFRNRLTHTIEVTQIARTVASVLGLDEDLTEALALAHDIGHPPFGHSGEEALDRQMRRYGERFDHNVNALRLVESFEQRYARFPGLNLTFEVREGIVKHSRDFEPGENPELDEFLPGLRPPLEAQLIDLADEIAYNTADLDDGWSAGLFTMEQIAAEVPGYQAIIDGLRRAFPAAGEREIFFESVRRLIDLLATALIEGTAANAEASGAATVDDVRRLPRLAGMTPEAAEVNRGLKRFLFNHLYSIPMLAEERRHATEQIGALFEFFMDHPEELPENHQKRLEHFPVHRVVCDYIAGMTDGYFRRTAARLLR comes from the coding sequence GTGAGGCTTTCGCGGCTCCGCTTCCCGCACACAGCCATGCGGGGGCGCCGCCATCCGGAGCCCCCTCACCCGTACCGTAACGAATTCCAGCGCGACCGCGACCGCATTGTTCACGCCCGCGCCTTCCGGCGGCTGGAAGACAAGACGCAGGTCTTCAGCGAACGGCTCAGCGACCACTTCCGCAACCGACTGACCCACACGATCGAGGTCACGCAGATCGCGCGAACGGTGGCGTCCGTGCTCGGGCTGGACGAGGACCTGACAGAGGCGCTGGCCCTGGCGCACGACATCGGACATCCGCCGTTCGGCCACTCCGGCGAGGAGGCGCTCGACCGGCAGATGCGCCGTTACGGGGAGCGCTTCGACCACAACGTCAACGCCCTGCGGCTGGTGGAGTCCTTCGAGCAGCGCTACGCGCGCTTCCCCGGACTGAACCTTACGTTCGAGGTCCGCGAGGGAATCGTGAAACACTCGCGCGATTTCGAGCCCGGCGAGAATCCCGAGCTCGACGAATTCCTTCCCGGACTGCGGCCGCCATTGGAAGCGCAACTGATCGATCTGGCCGACGAGATCGCCTACAATACGGCGGACCTCGACGACGGCTGGAGCGCGGGCCTGTTCACGATGGAACAGATCGCGGCGGAAGTTCCCGGCTACCAGGCGATCATCGACGGGCTGCGCCGCGCGTTTCCCGCCGCCGGCGAGCGCGAGATCTTTTTCGAATCCGTGCGGCGGCTCATCGACCTGCTGGCCACGGCGCTGATCGAAGGCACTGCGGCGAACGCCGAAGCAAGCGGCGCCGCCACGGTGGACGACGTGCGGCGGCTGCCTCGGCTGGCCGGCATGACGCCCGAAGCGGCGGAGGTGAACCGCGGGCTGAAGCGGTTTCTGTTCAACCACCTGTATTCCATCCCGATGCTGGCCGAAGAGCGCCGCCACGCAACGGAACAGATCGGCGCCCTGTTCGAGTTTTTCATGGATCATCCGGAGGAATTACCGGAAAATCACCAGAAAAGACTCGAGCATTTCCCGGTGCACCGCGTGGTTTGTGATTACATTGCGGGAATGACGGACGGCTATTTCCGCCGCACCGCCGCCAGGCTGCTGCGGTAG
- the shc-1 gene encoding squalene-hopene cyclase: MDSVWFENVNRRVTRRTVSVAAATRQSLAQACTQSLERAGEALLDLQKPEGYWCGDLLADTTLESDYILLQLWLYPPDATGWHPPTLERVRKAARSILRRQLPDGGFDIYPGGPADPSASVKAYAALKLAGIDPESAEMQRLRDCILRLGGVQAANSYTKINLSLFGLYPREHVPTIPPELVLLPGGVLYEMSSWTRAIVVPLSIVQSRGGTRPVPPGFHLNEIIAPGKSFRLPRRDKLSFLFLGIDRGLKIWQDRGNARVKNAAIRAAEKWLIDHTRWSEGLGAIYPSMMYLIMALDALGYPRDHPDLVDAIRQFDALLTERGDEFYFQPCFSPVWDTAYAAFALGEMGQAPPERLRLAADWLIAREVRHKGDWSVKRPDLEPSGWAFEFANEHYPDIDDTAMVLLALLHAKASDPEAQARCERRAVNWLLGMQSKDGGWAAFDVDNDWQLLNKVPFADHNAMLDPTCPDITGRVLESLCRRGLVHSHPAIRRGVEYLLSTQERNGSWYGRWGVDYIYGAFLAMRGLRYSGAPGVLEAVRKAARWLAAVQNPDGGWGESCASYAVDHFVPGPSTPSQTAWALLGLLAAGESYYDGVRRGIEYLIETQQADGTWKEDLATGTGFPNVFYLRYTLYSKYFPILALTMARRALGQNEAAVLHAAGGLAS; encoded by the coding sequence ATGGATTCAGTGTGGTTTGAGAACGTGAACCGCCGCGTCACCCGCCGGACGGTTTCGGTGGCCGCGGCCACCCGGCAGAGCCTGGCCCAGGCGTGCACGCAGTCGCTCGAACGCGCCGGCGAGGCGCTGCTCGATCTCCAGAAGCCGGAAGGATACTGGTGCGGCGACCTGCTGGCCGATACAACGCTCGAATCCGACTACATCCTGCTTCAGCTCTGGCTGTACCCGCCGGACGCCACCGGGTGGCATCCGCCCACGCTGGAACGCGTGCGCAAGGCGGCGCGCTCCATCCTGCGCCGGCAGTTGCCCGACGGCGGCTTTGACATTTACCCTGGCGGTCCCGCCGACCCGAGCGCCAGCGTGAAGGCCTACGCCGCGCTGAAATTGGCCGGGATCGATCCTGAAAGCGCGGAAATGCAGCGCCTTCGCGACTGCATCCTCCGTCTCGGCGGCGTGCAGGCGGCCAACAGCTACACCAAGATCAACCTGAGCCTCTTTGGGCTCTACCCCCGCGAGCACGTGCCGACCATCCCGCCCGAGCTCGTGCTGCTGCCCGGCGGCGTGCTTTACGAGATGTCTTCGTGGACGCGCGCCATTGTCGTTCCGCTCTCGATTGTGCAGTCGCGCGGCGGCACGCGCCCGGTGCCTCCGGGCTTCCATCTGAACGAGATCATCGCTCCGGGGAAAAGCTTCCGGTTGCCGCGGCGGGACAAGCTCTCGTTCCTGTTTCTCGGCATCGACCGGGGACTGAAAATCTGGCAGGACCGTGGCAATGCGCGAGTGAAGAACGCGGCCATCCGGGCGGCGGAAAAATGGCTGATCGATCACACGCGCTGGAGCGAGGGGCTGGGCGCCATCTACCCCTCGATGATGTACCTGATCATGGCGCTGGACGCGCTCGGTTATCCGCGCGACCACCCCGATCTGGTCGACGCCATCCGGCAATTTGACGCGCTGCTCACTGAACGCGGCGACGAGTTCTACTTCCAGCCCTGTTTTTCGCCCGTCTGGGACACTGCCTACGCCGCTTTTGCCCTGGGCGAGATGGGTCAGGCGCCGCCGGAGAGGCTGCGGCTCGCCGCCGACTGGCTCATCGCGCGCGAGGTGCGCCACAAGGGCGACTGGAGCGTGAAGCGGCCGGACCTTGAGCCCTCCGGCTGGGCCTTCGAGTTCGCCAACGAGCACTACCCGGACATCGACGACACCGCCATGGTGCTGCTGGCGCTGTTGCACGCAAAGGCCAGCGACCCGGAGGCCCAGGCGCGTTGCGAGCGGCGCGCCGTCAACTGGCTGCTGGGCATGCAGTCCAAAGACGGCGGCTGGGCAGCCTTTGACGTCGACAACGACTGGCAGCTCCTCAACAAGGTGCCCTTCGCCGATCACAATGCCATGCTCGACCCCACCTGCCCGGACATTACCGGGCGCGTACTGGAGTCGCTGTGCCGCCGGGGCCTTGTCCACTCTCACCCCGCCATCCGCCGCGGGGTTGAATACCTGCTCAGCACTCAGGAGCGGAACGGGAGCTGGTATGGGCGGTGGGGAGTCGATTACATCTACGGCGCCTTCCTGGCCATGCGCGGACTCCGCTATTCGGGCGCGCCCGGCGTGTTGGAAGCCGTCCGGAAGGCGGCCCGATGGCTGGCCGCCGTGCAGAATCCGGACGGCGGTTGGGGCGAAAGCTGCGCCAGTTACGCGGTCGACCACTTCGTGCCCGGCCCCAGCACGCCGTCGCAGACGGCCTGGGCGCTGCTCGGCCTGCTCGCTGCCGGCGAGTCCTATTACGACGGCGTGCGCCGCGGCATCGAGTACCTCATTGAGACGCAGCAGGCAGACGGGACCTGGAAAGAGGACCTGGCCACGGGCACCGGTTTCCCGAACGTTTTCTACCTGCGCTACACGCTTTACAGCAAGTACTTCCCGATTCTCGCCCTCACGATGGCCCGCCGCGCGCTGGGTCAGAACGAAGCCGCCGTGCTGCATGCCGCCGGCGGCCTGGCGAGCTGA
- the tpi gene encoding triosephosphate isomerase gives MRTPLIAGNWKMYKTPAETREFFVRFLPLVEKSTHADIAICPPFIDIPAAVEVASGSRVGIGAQNCFWQNKEGAFTGEVTPAMLKAAGCQYVIIGHSERRQYFGETDETVLQRTRAALEAGLTPIVCVGELLEEREAGRTNEVLQRQFEGGIAGLSAEEFSRIVIAYEPVWAIGTGKVATPETAEDAHRFLRGLAEAKYGKQAAAALRILYGGSVKPDNIRGLMAQPDIDGALVGGASLKPEDFAAIVNF, from the coding sequence ATGCGCACACCGCTCATTGCCGGCAACTGGAAAATGTACAAGACGCCGGCGGAAACCAGAGAATTCTTTGTCCGCTTCCTGCCGCTGGTGGAGAAATCCACCCACGCCGATATCGCCATCTGCCCGCCGTTTATCGACATTCCAGCGGCGGTCGAGGTGGCTTCCGGCAGCCGCGTCGGCATTGGCGCGCAGAACTGTTTCTGGCAGAACAAGGAGGGAGCCTTTACCGGCGAGGTAACGCCGGCCATGCTGAAGGCTGCCGGCTGCCAATATGTGATCATCGGTCATAGTGAGCGCCGGCAGTACTTCGGCGAGACCGACGAAACGGTGCTCCAGCGGACGCGCGCGGCGCTGGAGGCGGGCCTGACGCCCATCGTCTGCGTGGGGGAGTTGCTCGAGGAACGCGAGGCCGGCCGCACAAACGAAGTCCTGCAACGGCAGTTCGAGGGCGGCATTGCGGGATTAAGCGCGGAGGAGTTTTCGCGCATCGTCATTGCCTATGAGCCCGTCTGGGCCATCGGCACCGGCAAGGTGGCCACGCCCGAAACGGCCGAAGACGCGCACCGCTTCCTGCGCGGATTGGCCGAGGCGAAATATGGGAAGCAAGCCGCTGCGGCGCTGCGAATTCTCTACGGCGGCAGTGTGAAGCCGGACAACATCCGGGGCCTGATGGCGCAGCCGGACATCGATGGCGCACTCGTCGGCGGCGCCTCGCTCAAGCCGGAAGATTTCGCGGCCATCGTGAATTTCTAG